From Rudanella lutea DSM 19387, a single genomic window includes:
- a CDS encoding MBL fold metallo-hydrolase, whose translation MLVEQLYTGCLAQGAYYIESEGEAAVIDPLRETGPYIRKAEQAGATIRYVFETHFHADFVSGHIDLARKTGATIVYGPNAKTNYEAYVARDGEEFSIGKIRIRVLHTPGHTLESTTYLLLDETGRPHAIFTGDTLFIGDVGRPDLAIKGALTEQDLAGMLYDSLQTKIIPLPDDLIVYPAHGAGSACGKNMSKETTDTLGNQKRFNYALQARSKEEFVTQVLDGLTQAPLYFAQNARLNKEGYESIDQVMQRGSRPLGPDAFEAAVNGTGALMLDVREAAEFAAGFIPNAINIGLNGQFAPWVGALIPDLQQPIALIAPVGKEEETVLRLARVGYDNCVGYLEGGFASWRTAGKEIDTVESISAEEFVQRHAQTPAAPVVDVRKPVEFGPEHLAGAENVPLDTLNDHMAAIPRTGAVYVHCAGGYRSMVANSILKARGFDNVVNVEGGIAAIKKAAPTLIEAGEPAH comes from the coding sequence ATGCTTGTCGAACAACTATACACAGGCTGCCTGGCGCAGGGGGCTTATTACATCGAAAGCGAGGGCGAGGCTGCCGTTATTGACCCGCTCCGCGAAACCGGCCCCTACATTCGCAAGGCCGAACAGGCCGGGGCAACGATCCGGTATGTGTTTGAAACCCATTTTCATGCCGATTTTGTGTCGGGCCACATCGATCTGGCCCGTAAAACCGGCGCGACTATTGTGTACGGCCCGAACGCCAAAACCAATTATGAAGCTTACGTAGCCCGCGATGGCGAAGAGTTCAGCATAGGCAAAATCCGAATTCGGGTGCTGCACACGCCCGGCCATACGCTGGAGTCGACAACCTATCTGCTGCTCGACGAAACAGGTCGGCCCCATGCCATTTTCACGGGCGATACCCTGTTTATCGGCGATGTGGGGCGCCCCGATCTGGCCATTAAAGGTGCCCTGACCGAACAGGATCTGGCTGGCATGCTGTACGATAGCTTACAGACAAAGATAATTCCCCTGCCCGATGACCTGATTGTGTACCCGGCGCACGGGGCGGGGTCGGCCTGTGGCAAGAATATGAGCAAGGAAACCACCGACACGCTGGGCAATCAGAAACGGTTTAACTACGCTTTACAGGCCCGTTCGAAAGAAGAGTTTGTGACGCAGGTACTCGATGGACTCACGCAGGCTCCGCTATACTTTGCCCAGAACGCCCGGCTCAACAAGGAGGGCTACGAATCCATCGATCAGGTGATGCAGCGGGGGAGTCGGCCGCTGGGCCCCGATGCGTTCGAAGCGGCTGTCAATGGTACCGGCGCCCTGATGCTCGACGTTCGGGAGGCTGCCGAGTTTGCGGCCGGCTTTATTCCCAACGCGATTAATATTGGTCTCAACGGGCAGTTTGCACCCTGGGTTGGGGCTCTGATCCCGGACCTGCAACAGCCGATTGCCTTGATTGCTCCTGTTGGAAAGGAAGAAGAAACCGTGCTGCGACTGGCGCGCGTCGGGTACGACAATTGCGTGGGCTACCTCGAAGGTGGCTTTGCCAGCTGGCGTACGGCCGGTAAAGAGATCGACACGGTGGAGTCGATTTCGGCGGAGGAGTTTGTGCAACGCCATGCGCAGACCCCCGCAGCCCCGGTGGTGGATGTGCGCAAGCCGGTTGAGTTTGGACCGGAGCACCTTGCCGGTGCCGAAAACGTACCGCTCGATACCCTCAACGACCATATGGCGGCTATTCCGCGCACGGGGGCGGTGTATGTGCATTGCGCGGGCGGCTACCGGTCCATGGTGGCTAACTCGATTCTGAAAGCGCGGGGTTTCGATAATGTGGTGAACGTAGAGGGGGGCATTGCCGCCATCAAAAAAGCCGCGCCAACCCTGATCGAAGCAGGCGAGCCTGCGC
- a CDS encoding sulfite exporter TauE/SafE family protein, with protein MTGGAFLGYLAALLVGLVIGLAGGGGSILTVPIFVYGFGISPLLATTYSLFVVGVTSMVGSVNHLWQGRVDLRTTLAFALPSFLSVYLSRRFLVPALPDPIVRFGDTYLAKEDAILFFFAFVMVMAARAMIRNQKPEQGEARDGRPRYGTLALDGLAVGLLTGTIGAGGGFLIVPMLVLLAGLPIHRAVATSVLIIAVNSFVGLLGDLQHTRLNWDFLLPFTGLSIIGIFLGMYLARFVAPDQLKKGFGWFVLAVAGYIILKEVM; from the coding sequence ATGACAGGAGGAGCTTTTTTGGGGTATTTGGCCGCTTTGCTGGTAGGACTGGTTATCGGTCTGGCGGGCGGGGGCGGGTCAATTCTGACGGTGCCCATTTTTGTGTACGGATTCGGTATTTCGCCCTTGCTGGCTACAACCTATTCGTTATTTGTGGTCGGGGTTACGTCGATGGTGGGGTCTGTTAACCATCTTTGGCAGGGTCGTGTCGACTTGCGGACTACGCTGGCCTTTGCCTTGCCTTCGTTTTTGTCGGTGTACCTGTCGCGACGGTTTCTGGTGCCCGCTCTGCCCGACCCAATCGTTCGTTTTGGTGACACCTATCTGGCCAAAGAAGACGCCATTCTGTTCTTTTTTGCTTTTGTGATGGTGATGGCTGCCCGTGCCATGATCCGTAACCAGAAACCCGAACAGGGCGAGGCCCGCGATGGTCGGCCGCGGTACGGTACCCTGGCCCTCGACGGGCTGGCGGTCGGTCTGCTTACCGGAACCATAGGGGCCGGGGGCGGGTTTCTGATCGTACCGATGCTGGTGTTGCTGGCGGGGCTACCCATTCACCGGGCCGTGGCTACGTCGGTGCTGATTATTGCAGTCAACTCGTTTGTGGGGTTACTCGGCGACCTTCAGCACACCCGGCTCAACTGGGATTTTCTCCTGCCGTTTACCGGGTTATCCATCATCGGTATTTTTCTGGGTATGTATCTGGCCCGTTTTGTGGCCCCCGATCAACTCAAAAAAGGGTTCGGTTGGTTTGTGCTGGCGGTAGCGGGGTACATTATTCTAAAAGAAGTGATGTAG